The following coding sequences lie in one Brachionichthys hirsutus isolate HB-005 unplaced genomic scaffold, CSIRO-AGI_Bhir_v1 contig_1322, whole genome shotgun sequence genomic window:
- the LOC137916796 gene encoding sorting nexin-18-like, which yields MALRAKALYDFTSENPGEVSLRENEVLTLYSERDIDGWFEGANSSGERGLFPASYVEILRGDAADSRSTSGDTSADSRYTNAPPAGSAGSQARAENLSRSPSSGFAQQQHADQPPAQGSDDDWDDDWDDSSTAADEPGTAGAGRYRDFEGNGPSAYSLSTSSASRGNAQHAKSSATVSRNLNRFSTFVKSGGEAFVLGEAAGFVKDGDKICVIVGQQGPEWQENPYPFSCTIDNPTKQTKFKGMKSYISYKLTPTHTRVQVNRRYKHFDWLYARLVEKFPVISVPRIPEKQATGRFEEDFISKRRKGLMWWMSHMTSHPVLARCDVFQHFLGCNDEKAWKLGKRKAEKDEMVGANFFLTISTPSAPLDFQEVESKIDGFKTFTRRMDDGALQLSAAVGEFARKQIGGFRKEYQKMGLSFKVLSQAFEMDQQSYSAGLNQAIAFTGDAYEAVGDYFAEQPSKDLDVIMDLLGLYQGHLENYPDIIHVQKGNVSLNVDEIEVRIVAL from the coding sequence ATGGCGCTCAGAGCCAAGGCGCTGTACGACTTCACCTCTGAGAACCCGGGAGAGGTGTCGCTGCGGGAGAACGAGGTCCTGACTCTGTACAGCGAGCGGGACATCGACGGCTGGTTCGAGGGGGCGAACAGCAGCGGCGAGCGGGGCTTGTTCCCCGCGTCCTACGTGGAGATCCTGAGAGGAGACGCCGCCGACAGCCGCAGCACATCCGGGGACACCTCGGCGGACTCCCGGTACACCAACGCCCCCCCGGCGGGGTCTGCCGGCTCTCAGGCGAGGGCGGAGAACCTCTCTAGATCTCCCTCGTCTGGCTTCGCGCAGCAGCAACACGCCGACCAGCCGCCGGCCCAAGGGAGCGACGACGACTGGGACGACGACTGGGACGACAGCTCCACGGCGGCGGACGAGCCCGGGacagcgggggcggggcggtACCGGGACTTCGAAGGCAACGGGCCGTCCGCTTACAGCCTGTCCACGTCCTCGGCGTCCAGGGGCAACGCGCAGCACGCAAAGAGCTCGGCCACGGTCAGCAGGAACCTGAACAGGTTCTCCACCTTCGTCAAGTCGGGTGGGGAGGCGTTCGTGCTCGGGGAGGCGGCGGGCTTCGTGAAGGACGGGGACAAGATCTGCGTGATCGTGGGCCAGCAGGGGCCCGAGTGGCAGGAGAACCCGTACCCGTTCTCGTGCACGATCGACAACCCAACGAAGCAGACCAAGTTCAAGGGCATGAAGAGCTACATCTCCTACAAGCTGACGCCCACGCACACGCGCGTGCAGGTGAACCGCAGGTACAAGCACTTTGACTGGCTGTACGCCCGGCTGGTGGAGAAGTTCCCCGTCATCTCGGTGCCCCGCATCCCCGAGAAGCAGGCCACGGGCCGCTTCGAGGAGGACTTCATCTCCAAGCGGAGGAAGGGCCTGATGTGGTGGATGAGCCACATGACCAGCCACCCGGTGCTGGCCCGGTGTGACGTCTTCCAGCACTTCCTGGGCTGCAACGACGAGAAGGCCTGGAAGCTGGGCAAGAGGAAGGCGGAGAAGGACGAGATGGTTGGCGCCAACTTCTTCCTCACCATCAGCACCCCGTCGGCGCCGCTCGACTTTCAGGAGGTGGAGAGCAAAATCGACGGCTTCAAGACCTTCACCAGAAGGATGGACGACGGCGCCTTGCAGCTCAGCGCCGCCGTCGGCGAGTTCGCCCGCAAGCAGATCGGCGGCTTCAGGAAGGAGTATCAGAAGATGGGCCTGTCGTTCAAGGTGCTCAGCCAGGCCTTTGAGATGGACCAGCAGAGCTACTCGGCCGGGCTCAACCAGGCCATCGCCTTCACCGGGGACGCCTACGAGGCCGTGGGAGACTACTTCGCCGAGCAGCCCAGCAAGGACCTGGATGTCATCATGGACCTGCTGGGTCTTTACCAAGGACACCTGGAAAACTACCCAGACATCATTCATGTCCAGAAAGGTAACGTCTCATTGAATGTTGATGAAATTGAAGTACGGATTGTTGCCTTATAA